One genomic window of Roseateles sp. DAIF2 includes the following:
- the egtD gene encoding L-histidine N(alpha)-methyltransferase — MTPPALHPQAHPHLQLVPADGGFAQDLHQALRQRPRAISPKYFYDAAGSALFERICELPEYYPTRTELALLRRHAPEIAALTGPGAQLVEYGAGSLRKVRLLLERLEVAHSFVPVDISGEHLLAACAALQAEQPALAIRPVVADFTRPHDLPARPAQGRRIGFFPGSSIGNFAPAEALDFLRMAAHELRGGALLIGVDLVKDPAVLHAAYNDAQGVTAAFNLNILERARRELGAQFDPAGFVHSAFYNAPLQRIEMHLQSTRRQTLQLEHRSYEFEAGETLHTENSHKFSVEGFQALAARAGFTAGPVWSDERDWFALLWLQAPSAA, encoded by the coding sequence ATGACCCCGCCCGCCCTGCACCCCCAAGCCCATCCGCATCTGCAGCTGGTCCCCGCCGACGGCGGCTTCGCGCAGGACCTGCACCAGGCGCTGCGCCAGCGCCCGCGTGCGATCTCGCCCAAATATTTCTACGACGCGGCCGGCTCGGCGCTGTTCGAGCGCATCTGCGAGCTGCCCGAGTACTACCCGACCCGCACCGAGCTGGCCCTGCTGCGCCGCCACGCACCCGAGATCGCCGCGCTGACCGGCCCCGGCGCGCAGCTGGTCGAATATGGCGCCGGCTCGCTGCGCAAGGTGCGGCTGCTGCTGGAGCGCCTGGAGGTCGCGCACAGCTTCGTGCCGGTGGACATCTCGGGCGAGCATCTGCTGGCCGCCTGCGCCGCGCTGCAGGCCGAGCAGCCGGCGCTGGCGATCCGCCCGGTGGTGGCCGACTTCACCCGTCCGCACGACCTGCCGGCGCGGCCGGCGCAGGGCCGGCGCATCGGCTTCTTCCCCGGCTCCAGCATCGGCAACTTCGCGCCCGCGGAAGCGCTGGACTTCCTGCGCATGGCGGCGCATGAGCTGCGCGGCGGCGCGCTGCTGATCGGGGTGGACCTGGTCAAGGACCCGGCGGTGCTGCATGCGGCTTACAACGATGCCCAGGGCGTCACCGCGGCCTTCAACCTGAACATCCTGGAGCGCGCGCGCCGCGAGCTGGGCGCGCAGTTCGACCCGGCGGGCTTCGTGCACAGCGCCTTCTACAACGCGCCGCTGCAGCGCATCGAGATGCATCTGCAGAGTACGCGCCGCCAGACCCTGCAGCTGGAGCACCGCAGCTACGAGTTCGAGGCCGGCGAGACCCTGCACACCGAGAATTCGCACAAGTTCAGCGTCGAGGGCTTCCAGGCCCTGGCGGCGCGCGCCGGCTTCACGGCCGGCCCGGTGTGGAGCGACGAGCGCGACTGGTTCGCCCTGCTCTGGCTGCAGGCACCGAGCGCCGCATAA
- the egtB gene encoding ergothioneine biosynthesis protein EgtB produces the protein MSASDSQAQRAAMAARYQALRAHTLALAAPLSAEDQALQSMPDASPAKWHQAHTSWFFEALLLRPHRPGYRAFDERFFYLFNSYYEALGPRHPRPQRGLLSRPSLDAVRAYRAHVDAAMWELIEQCDADTWARALPVLELGLQHEQQHQELLLTDILHAFSCNPLLPAYDADTSLRAARASGPLRWLRHAGGRLELGHDGQGFAFDNEGPRHEVLLAPFEIAHRLVSCGDYAEFIADGGYRRPEFWLSDGWAQVQAQGWQAPAYWLEPGDPRAPARDWQVFGLAGVRPLDPDAPVLGLSFFEAAAYADWAGARLPSEFEWEAAATGLAGLAQLYDAAWQWTRSAYHPYPGFRPLAGPAAEYNGKFMVGQLVLRGASLATPPGHARPSYRNFFPPAARWQFSGLRLARDIEEGSKT, from the coding sequence ATGTCCGCATCCGATTCGCAGGCGCAGCGCGCGGCCATGGCGGCCCGCTACCAGGCGCTGCGCGCCCATACCTTGGCGCTGGCCGCGCCGCTCAGTGCCGAGGACCAGGCGCTGCAGTCGATGCCCGACGCCAGCCCGGCCAAATGGCACCAGGCCCACACCAGCTGGTTCTTCGAGGCCCTGCTGCTGCGCCCGCACCGGCCCGGCTATCGCGCCTTCGACGAGCGCTTCTTCTACCTGTTCAACTCCTATTACGAGGCGCTGGGCCCGCGCCATCCGCGCCCGCAGCGCGGCCTGCTGAGCCGGCCCTCGCTGGACGCGGTGCGCGCCTACCGCGCCCATGTCGACGCGGCGATGTGGGAGCTGATCGAGCAATGCGACGCCGACACCTGGGCACGCGCCTTGCCGGTGCTGGAGCTGGGGCTGCAGCATGAGCAGCAGCACCAGGAGCTGCTGTTGACCGACATCCTGCACGCCTTCTCCTGCAACCCGCTGCTGCCGGCCTACGATGCCGACACCTCGCTGCGCGCGGCCCGCGCGAGCGGCCCGCTGCGTTGGCTGCGTCACGCCGGCGGGCGGCTCGAGCTGGGGCATGACGGCCAGGGTTTCGCCTTCGACAACGAGGGGCCGCGCCACGAGGTGCTGCTGGCCCCGTTCGAGATCGCACACCGCCTGGTCAGCTGCGGCGACTATGCGGAGTTCATTGCCGACGGCGGCTACCGACGGCCCGAGTTCTGGCTCTCCGACGGCTGGGCCCAGGTGCAGGCTCAGGGCTGGCAGGCGCCGGCCTACTGGCTGGAACCCGGCGACCCGCGCGCGCCGGCGCGCGACTGGCAGGTGTTCGGACTGGCCGGCGTGCGGCCGCTGGACCCGGACGCGCCGGTGCTGGGCCTGAGCTTCTTCGAGGCCGCCGCCTATGCCGATTGGGCCGGCGCGCGCCTGCCCAGCGAGTTCGAATGGGAGGCCGCGGCCACCGGCCTTGCCGGCCTGGCCCAGCTCTACGACGCCGCCTGGCAATGGACCCGCTCGGCCTACCACCCCTACCCGGGCTTTCGCCCGCTGGCCGGCCCGGCCGCCGAATACAACGGCAAGTTCATGGTGGGCCAGCTGGTGCTGCGCGGCGCCAGCCTGGCGACGCCGCCCGGCCATGCACGGCCGAGCTACCGCAATTTCTTCCCGCCGGCCGCGCGCTGGCAGTTCAGTGGCCTGCGCCTGGCGCGCGACATCGAGGAAGGCAGCAAGACATGA
- a CDS encoding TRAP transporter substrate-binding protein — protein MLAGGLWGASFAIAQDVTLKVHHFWPPGAMPPTKILQPWCDRIAADSGNKLKCQIFPAMQLGGTPAQLIDQAKDGVVDIVFTLPGYTAGRFPIMEVFELPFMNNSAEAGARAAWDFYGKYGVKEFPGIKPLLFSIHDEGYLHTRDKQIRTMADLKGLKLRAPTRQTNKLLASLGATPVGMPLPAVADAVSKGTIDGFALPWEVIPSVKLHEMVKFHTETDLSRPALYSALFILAMNQARYDGLPAELKAVIDRNSGAGLSQQAGKTWDESQAVGRKPATDRGNSFYTLPAAEVDLWIKASHPLYDDWVADMDKRGLPGKQMLKDAQDLLVKYRK, from the coding sequence ATGCTCGCCGGTGGCCTGTGGGGCGCCTCGTTCGCGATCGCGCAAGACGTGACCCTCAAGGTGCACCACTTCTGGCCGCCCGGCGCGATGCCGCCGACCAAGATCCTGCAGCCCTGGTGTGACAGGATCGCGGCCGACTCCGGCAACAAGCTGAAATGCCAGATCTTCCCGGCGATGCAGCTGGGCGGCACGCCGGCGCAGCTGATCGACCAGGCCAAGGACGGCGTGGTCGACATCGTGTTCACCCTGCCGGGCTATACCGCCGGGCGCTTCCCGATCATGGAGGTGTTCGAGCTGCCCTTCATGAACAACTCGGCCGAGGCCGGCGCGCGCGCCGCCTGGGATTTCTACGGCAAATACGGGGTCAAGGAATTCCCCGGCATCAAGCCGCTGCTGTTCAGCATCCATGACGAGGGCTATCTGCACACGCGCGACAAGCAGATCAGGACCATGGCCGACCTGAAGGGCCTGAAGCTGCGCGCGCCGACCCGCCAGACCAACAAGCTGCTGGCCTCGCTGGGCGCCACGCCGGTGGGCATGCCGCTGCCGGCGGTGGCCGATGCGGTGAGCAAGGGCACGATCGACGGCTTCGCGCTGCCCTGGGAGGTGATCCCCTCGGTCAAGCTGCACGAGATGGTGAAGTTCCACACCGAGACCGATCTCTCGCGCCCGGCGCTGTACTCGGCGCTCTTCATCCTGGCGATGAATCAGGCCCGGTACGACGGCCTGCCGGCCGAGCTGAAGGCGGTGATCGACCGCAACAGCGGCGCGGGCCTGTCGCAGCAGGCCGGCAAGACCTGGGACGAGAGCCAGGCGGTCGGCCGCAAGCCCGCGACGGACCGCGGCAACAGCTTCTACACCCTGCCGGCGGCCGAGGTGGATCTGTGGATCAAGGCCAGCCATCCGCTCTATGACGACTGGGTGGCCGACATGGACAAGCGCGGCCTGCCCGGCAAGCAGATGCTGAAGGACGCCCAGGACCTGCTGGTCAAGTACCGCAAGTGA
- a CDS encoding TRAP transporter small permease — protein MSGLLRRLALISALAGCACACLVALLTVASIAGRSLWSRPIPGDVELSQFGIALCIALCLPWCQLQRANIIVDFFTQKMAPRPRGLLDAVGALLLALMVGLLAWRTMVGALSVREAGEATMILDLPMWISYAALGPGLALTALIALAQVLPHLRGEPAA, from the coding sequence GTGAGCGGCCTGCTGCGCCGGCTGGCGCTGATCAGCGCGCTGGCCGGCTGCGCCTGCGCCTGTCTGGTGGCGCTGCTGACGGTGGCCAGCATCGCCGGCCGCTCGCTGTGGTCGCGTCCGATCCCGGGCGATGTGGAGCTGAGCCAGTTCGGCATCGCGCTTTGCATCGCGCTGTGCCTGCCCTGGTGCCAGCTGCAGCGCGCCAACATCATCGTCGACTTCTTCACCCAGAAGATGGCGCCGCGTCCGCGCGGCCTGCTGGACGCGGTCGGCGCGCTGCTGCTGGCGCTGATGGTGGGTCTCCTGGCCTGGCGCACCATGGTGGGCGCGCTGTCGGTGCGCGAGGCCGGCGAGGCGACGATGATCCTGGACCTGCCGATGTGGATCAGCTATGCGGCGCTGGGGCCGGGTCTTGCCCTGACCGCGCTGATCGCGCTGGCCCAGGTGCTGCCCCATCTGCGCGGGGAGCCGGCCGCATGA
- a CDS encoding TRAP transporter large permease, which yields MSGAGIGGAIFAAMLLLMALRVPIAAAMFIPGAVGYWLMTSDMALLNTMKGSAVARLSVYDLSVIPLFLLMGQFATQGGLSRALFKAAAAFVGHVRGGLGMAAILASAAFGAVCGSGVATSATITQVAYGEMKVHGYAGRLSTATLATGGTLGILIPPSVPLVVYAILTEQNIAKLFAAAMLPGILAALGYIVVIWIYCRLRPELATPAAAQPWAQRWRALLGVWPIVLIFVLVFGGIYGGLFSPTEGAAVGALSTFVLGLARRELGWGGIKRSFLGTAETSAMVFMIFLGADMMNAALALTQMPAHLAEWVGHQQVPPLLIVAGVLAFYVLLGCVMDELSMLLLTIPVIFPTIMSLDLWGLTPEHKAIWFGILVLTTVGIGLLAPPVGLNVYVVNSLAREVPMSETYKGVFPFLAWDALRLLLLLFVPSLSLAFVRLLT from the coding sequence ATGAGCGGCGCGGGTATCGGCGGCGCCATCTTCGCGGCGATGCTGCTGCTGATGGCGCTGCGCGTGCCGATCGCGGCGGCGATGTTCATCCCCGGCGCGGTCGGCTACTGGCTGATGACCAGCGACATGGCGCTGCTGAACACGATGAAGGGCAGCGCGGTGGCGCGGCTCTCGGTCTACGACCTGTCGGTGATCCCGCTGTTCCTGCTGATGGGCCAGTTCGCGACCCAGGGCGGCCTGAGCCGTGCGCTGTTCAAGGCCGCGGCGGCCTTCGTCGGCCATGTGCGTGGCGGCTTGGGCATGGCGGCGATCCTGGCCTCGGCGGCCTTCGGCGCGGTCTGCGGCTCGGGCGTCGCCACCTCGGCGACGATCACCCAGGTGGCCTATGGCGAGATGAAGGTCCATGGCTACGCCGGCCGGCTCTCCACGGCGACCCTGGCCACCGGCGGCACCCTGGGCATCCTGATCCCGCCCTCGGTGCCGCTGGTGGTCTACGCGATCCTGACCGAGCAGAACATCGCCAAGCTGTTCGCCGCGGCGATGCTGCCGGGCATCCTGGCGGCGCTGGGCTATATCGTCGTGATCTGGATCTACTGCCGGCTGCGCCCCGAACTGGCCACGCCCGCGGCGGCGCAGCCCTGGGCCCAGCGCTGGCGCGCGCTGCTGGGCGTCTGGCCAATCGTGCTGATCTTCGTGCTGGTGTTCGGCGGCATCTACGGCGGCCTGTTCTCGCCGACCGAGGGCGCGGCGGTCGGTGCCCTGTCCACCTTCGTGCTGGGCCTGGCGCGGCGCGAGCTGGGCTGGGGCGGCATCAAGCGCAGCTTCCTGGGCACGGCCGAGACCTCGGCGATGGTGTTCATGATCTTCCTGGGCGCCGACATGATGAACGCGGCGCTGGCGCTGACCCAGATGCCGGCCCATCTGGCCGAATGGGTGGGGCACCAGCAGGTGCCGCCGCTCTTGATCGTCGCCGGCGTGCTGGCCTTCTACGTGCTGCTGGGCTGCGTGATGGACGAGTTGTCGATGCTGCTGCTGACCATTCCGGTGATCTTCCCGACCATCATGAGCCTGGACCTGTGGGGCCTGACGCCGGAGCACAAGGCGATCTGGTTCGGTATCTTGGTGCTGACCACAGTGGGCATCGGCCTGCTGGCGCCGCCGGTGGGGCTCAATGTCTATGTGGTCAACAGCCTGGCGCGCGAGGTGCCGATGAGCGAGACCTACAAGGGCGTGTTCCCCTTCCTGGCCTGGGACGCGTTGCGCCTGCTGCTGCTGCTGTTCGTACCTTCGTTAAGTCTGGCCTTCGTGCGGCTGCTGACATAG
- a CDS encoding helix-turn-helix transcriptional regulator has translation MSAAHSDHEDLYGSTLLSLQQVRALVRTVEGALALRHSAQFFVWTQGSLQQLLPHQLLLCGAYQRSSRELRFELFNNAPLPPGLAEALCGPGSALLRRLQSDWLALGQGRPLLLPAEGLGLPGFAQLLMHGVSRPQRPSEIESFFLLAHAEPVYGPRQGVLLELLTPHLHSGWLRAQGGVAPARAPERHASSALPTGLTEREHQVLHGLREGLSNQQIAADLAISALTVKNHVQRILRKLGASNRAHAVARAQGLPRLSSGEGF, from the coding sequence ATGTCCGCCGCCCATTCCGATCATGAGGACCTGTACGGCTCCACCCTGCTGAGCCTGCAGCAGGTGCGCGCGCTGGTGCGCACCGTCGAGGGCGCGCTGGCGCTGCGCCACAGCGCGCAGTTCTTCGTCTGGACCCAGGGCAGCCTGCAGCAGCTGCTGCCGCACCAGCTGCTACTGTGCGGCGCCTACCAGCGCAGCAGCCGCGAGCTGCGCTTCGAGTTGTTCAACAACGCACCGCTGCCGCCCGGCCTGGCCGAGGCCCTGTGCGGCCCCGGCTCGGCCCTGCTGCGGCGGCTGCAGTCGGACTGGCTGGCGCTGGGGCAGGGCCGGCCGCTGCTGTTGCCGGCCGAGGGCCTGGGACTGCCGGGCTTTGCGCAGCTGCTGATGCACGGCGTGTCGCGCCCGCAGCGGCCCAGCGAGATCGAGAGCTTCTTCCTGTTGGCCCATGCCGAGCCGGTCTACGGGCCGCGCCAGGGCGTGCTGCTGGAGCTGCTGACGCCGCATCTGCACAGCGGCTGGCTGCGTGCGCAGGGCGGCGTCGCCCCGGCCCGCGCGCCGGAGCGGCATGCATCATCGGCGCTGCCGACCGGCCTGACCGAGCGCGAGCACCAGGTGCTGCACGGTCTGCGCGAGGGCCTGAGCAATCAGCAGATCGCCGCCGATCTGGCGATCAGCGCGCTGACGGTGAAGAACCATGTGCAGCGCATCCTGCGCAAGCTCGGCGCCAGCAACCGCGCCCATGCGGTGGCGCGCGCGCAGGGCCTGCCGCGGCTGTCCTCGGGCGAAGGGTTCTGA
- a CDS encoding TIGR02285 family protein: MSARLRRGFFLLLLAALAMGPAHASEDGQRHQITWNLVDWPPFYLLKDGQPPATPEELGEGAIDGFLRLVLQRLPQYRHRFVVLNAPRAEVERKAGLGLCSPSSMRTPERLKDRYFTPALPTVQLQLVMQRERAAQLVNGRRASLRELARRGDLEGVILNKRHYGPELEPWLQPERGVRAIVAPKAANLLAMLEAGRMDYTLEYPMVVAHHQAQQRPGRQPTLVSLPIEEAGEPPIGYFSCNRNAWGKAVIADLDRALREVAALPEAAQIYQRWLAPELAASERQRFERFFAARARGGVRIE, translated from the coding sequence ATGAGCGCGCGCCTGCGCCGCGGCTTTTTTCTGCTGCTGCTCGCCGCGCTGGCGATGGGTCCCGCCCACGCCAGCGAGGACGGCCAGCGCCATCAGATCACCTGGAACCTGGTCGACTGGCCGCCCTTTTATCTGCTGAAGGACGGCCAGCCGCCGGCCACGCCGGAGGAACTGGGCGAGGGTGCGATCGACGGCTTCCTGCGCCTGGTGCTGCAGCGCCTGCCGCAGTACCGGCACCGCTTCGTGGTGCTGAACGCGCCGCGCGCCGAGGTCGAGCGCAAGGCGGGCCTGGGCCTGTGCTCCCCCAGCTCGATGCGCACGCCCGAGCGGCTGAAGGACCGCTACTTCACGCCGGCCCTGCCGACCGTGCAGCTGCAGCTGGTGATGCAGCGCGAGCGGGCCGCGCAGCTGGTGAACGGCCGCCGTGCGTCGCTGCGCGAGCTGGCGCGGCGCGGCGATCTGGAGGGCGTGATCCTGAACAAGCGCCATTACGGCCCGGAGCTGGAGCCCTGGCTGCAGCCGGAGCGTGGCGTGCGCGCGATCGTCGCGCCCAAGGCCGCCAACCTGCTGGCGATGCTGGAGGCCGGGCGCATGGACTACACGCTGGAATATCCGATGGTGGTCGCGCATCACCAGGCGCAGCAGCGGCCCGGGCGCCAGCCGACCCTGGTGAGCCTGCCGATCGAGGAGGCCGGCGAGCCGCCCATCGGCTATTTCTCCTGCAACCGCAATGCCTGGGGCAAGGCGGTGATCGCCGACCTGGACCGGGCGCTGCGCGAGGTGGCGGCGCTGCCCGAGGCGGCGCAGATCTACCAGCGCTGGCTGGCGCCCGAGCTGGCGGCCAGCGAGCGCCAGCGCTTCGAGCGCTTCTTTGCCGCGCGGGCGCGCGGCGGGGTCAGGATCGAATAG
- a CDS encoding VanZ family protein: protein MKKHLLETLLQHRRAWRGLLLILLLAISYLALSPAPPKTLDSGWDKLNHLLAFGALAFSAFFAWPAARARWLWSPLGLVGYGVLIELAQSQLPPRSADARDVLADALGIALGLALATLCAAWARSRPAIRS from the coding sequence ATGAAGAAGCACCTGCTCGAGACACTGCTGCAGCATCGCCGCGCCTGGCGCGGCCTGCTGCTGATCCTGCTGCTGGCCATCAGCTATCTGGCCCTGTCGCCGGCACCACCCAAGACCCTGGACAGCGGCTGGGACAAGCTCAACCATCTGCTGGCCTTCGGCGCGCTGGCCTTCAGCGCCTTCTTCGCCTGGCCCGCGGCGCGCGCGCGCTGGCTGTGGTCGCCGCTGGGCCTTGTGGGCTATGGCGTGCTGATCGAGCTGGCGCAATCCCAGCTGCCGCCGCGCAGCGCCGATGCGCGAGATGTGCTGGCCGACGCCCTGGGCATCGCACTGGGGCTGGCGCTGGCGACCCTGTGCGCCGCCTGGGCCCGCTCGCGGCCCGCTATTCGATCCTGA
- a CDS encoding TonB-dependent receptor, whose product MTQFAPSRRPRRAARSRRPLPCATLGLATLLTAGMAGAQNEPAASSTALEAADATSKDALERVVVTATRGAKAVEKIPGAISIIARDEIERQTLVSEDPSQLLSLAVPGYSPSRQKLSSFGESLRGRSALLLLDGIPQTNPLRAGGREGYFADPMIVERIEVVSGASAVQGMGATGGIINTITRSPKQVGTRHSLQLKFGTQGHEDTQSWKAGYMLSHKSEGADGFDALAYLGTRRQGIGVDGDGRPLGAESLHKSADVFLKLGKDFGAQRVQLMVNQYQADGFSDWSDVPGDRLTGRPTSAKRVHRNFGAPRNQVRSASLEWTHADLGGGHASLQLFKQDFKASLTGTIFNVFQDAAIAPVGTLVDRSELRADKWGLRSSWVRPDLGLLGLELSVGVDVLNDISSQPLLMTERFWMPPLKYRSIAPFTQLEYELGNLTLRGGLRDERSRLRVDTFKTLAFYGHREVTGGEREADKLVKSLGGVWRFGKSGWSAFASYNEGFGPTDVGVVLRAVRAAGQSVNKLVDLQAVVTDNRELGLAWRGKTAAFSTSVYRSHSELGTQTIVSNGLGVVQRVPITVNGFEFSGEWQALRDLRLNAIYSQTRGRTAAGPKLPMDLDLGARAQGPDKLVLAGQWQFAPAMSAQLTAQHFRPRDANVGKRAGAVKLDEHFKGYTLLDLSARWASPWGELSLGVENLLDRQYITYYSEANYAGTNEDYYAGRGRSLSLSWRRDF is encoded by the coding sequence GTGACCCAATTCGCTCCCTCCAGGCGCCCGCGCCGCGCCGCGCGCTCCCGTCGCCCCCTGCCCTGTGCCACCCTGGGCCTGGCCACCCTGCTGACGGCCGGCATGGCCGGCGCGCAAAACGAGCCCGCTGCCTCGTCCACAGCCCTCGAAGCCGCCGACGCCACCTCCAAGGACGCGCTGGAGCGCGTGGTGGTGACGGCCACGCGCGGCGCCAAGGCGGTGGAGAAGATTCCGGGGGCGATCAGCATCATTGCGCGCGATGAGATCGAGCGCCAGACCTTGGTCAGCGAGGACCCCAGCCAGCTGCTGTCCCTGGCGGTGCCGGGCTATTCGCCGTCGCGCCAGAAGCTGAGCAGTTTTGGCGAGAGCCTGCGCGGGCGCAGCGCCCTGCTGCTGCTGGACGGCATCCCGCAGACCAACCCCTTGCGCGCCGGTGGCCGCGAGGGCTACTTCGCCGACCCCATGATCGTGGAACGCATCGAGGTGGTCAGCGGTGCCTCGGCCGTGCAGGGCATGGGTGCGACCGGCGGCATCATCAACACCATCACCCGCAGCCCCAAGCAGGTCGGCACCCGCCACAGCCTGCAGCTGAAGTTCGGCACCCAGGGGCATGAGGACACGCAAAGCTGGAAGGCCGGCTATATGCTGAGCCACAAGAGCGAGGGCGCCGACGGCTTCGATGCCTTGGCCTATCTGGGCACACGCCGGCAAGGCATCGGCGTGGATGGCGACGGCCGCCCGCTGGGCGCCGAGTCGCTGCACAAGTCGGCCGATGTGTTCCTCAAGCTGGGCAAGGATTTCGGTGCCCAGCGCGTGCAGCTGATGGTCAACCAATACCAGGCCGACGGCTTCAGCGACTGGAGCGACGTGCCGGGTGATCGTTTGACCGGCCGCCCCACCAGCGCCAAACGCGTCCACCGCAACTTCGGCGCACCGCGCAACCAGGTGCGCTCGGCCAGCCTGGAGTGGACCCATGCCGATCTGGGCGGGGGCCATGCCAGCCTGCAGCTGTTCAAGCAGGACTTCAAGGCCAGCCTGACCGGCACCATCTTCAATGTCTTCCAGGACGCAGCCATCGCGCCGGTCGGCACCCTGGTGGACCGCAGCGAGCTGCGGGCGGACAAATGGGGCCTGCGCAGCAGCTGGGTGCGGCCCGACCTGGGTCTGCTGGGCCTGGAGCTGAGCGTGGGCGTGGATGTGCTGAACGACATCTCGTCCCAGCCCCTGCTGATGACCGAGCGTTTCTGGATGCCGCCGCTCAAGTACCGCAGCATCGCGCCCTTCACCCAGCTGGAGTACGAGCTGGGCAACCTGACCCTGCGTGGCGGCCTGCGCGACGAGCGCAGCCGCCTGCGCGTGGACACCTTCAAGACCCTGGCCTTCTACGGCCACCGCGAGGTGACCGGCGGGGAGCGCGAGGCCGACAAGCTGGTCAAGAGCCTGGGCGGGGTCTGGCGCTTCGGCAAGAGCGGCTGGTCCGCCTTCGCCTCCTACAACGAGGGCTTCGGCCCCACCGATGTGGGCGTGGTGCTGCGGGCGGTGCGGGCCGCCGGGCAGTCGGTCAACAAGCTGGTCGACCTGCAGGCGGTGGTGACCGACAACCGCGAGCTGGGCCTGGCCTGGCGCGGCAAGACGGCGGCCTTCTCCACCTCGGTCTATCGTTCGCATTCCGAGCTGGGCACCCAGACCATCGTCAGCAACGGCCTGGGCGTGGTGCAGCGCGTGCCGATCACGGTGAACGGTTTCGAGTTCAGCGGCGAATGGCAGGCCCTGCGCGATCTGCGCCTCAACGCCATCTACTCGCAGACCCGCGGCCGCACCGCCGCCGGCCCCAAGCTGCCGATGGACCTGGACCTGGGCGCGCGCGCGCAAGGCCCGGACAAGCTGGTGCTGGCCGGCCAGTGGCAGTTCGCCCCGGCCATGAGCGCCCAGTTGACGGCCCAGCATTTCCGGCCGCGCGACGCCAATGTGGGCAAGCGCGCGGGCGCGGTCAAGCTGGACGAGCATTTCAAGGGCTACACCCTGCTGGACCTGTCGGCGCGCTGGGCCTCGCCCTGGGGCGAGCTGAGCCTGGGCGTGGAGAACCTGCTGGATCGCCAGTACATCACCTACTACAGCGAGGCCAACTACGCCGGCACCAACGAGGACTACTACGCCGGCCGCGGGCGCAGCCTGAGCCTGAGCTGGCGGCGCGACTTCTGA